A single genomic interval of bacterium harbors:
- a CDS encoding class F sortase has product MNFPKILLTRRILVLVSLAGLLLSLELIFHAILKSSIQSDLIPLTAGTTAFNEQGKMNLGLPVRLKIPRINVDATVEYVGLTPDGAMDIPKTASNVAWFNPGSRPGENGSAVLAGHYGWKNGKASAFDNLYKLRKGDKLYVEDDKGVTTSFVMRESRRYDPEADASGVFISNDGKSHLNLITCEGVWDNVSKSYSKRLVIFADKE; this is encoded by the coding sequence ATGAATTTCCCAAAAATTTTATTAACCCGCCGAATACTGGTATTAGTCAGTCTCGCAGGCCTTTTACTTTCTCTGGAACTTATTTTTCACGCTATCCTAAAAAGTTCAATTCAGAGCGACTTGATACCGCTTACTGCAGGTACCACCGCTTTTAATGAACAAGGAAAAATGAATCTTGGGCTGCCGGTGCGTCTTAAGATTCCAAGGATTAATGTTGACGCTACTGTCGAGTATGTTGGCCTTACGCCCGATGGAGCAATGGATATACCAAAAACCGCGAGTAATGTAGCGTGGTTTAATCCCGGGTCGCGTCCTGGGGAGAATGGCAGTGCGGTTCTTGCCGGACACTATGGATGGAAAAACGGGAAAGCATCGGCATTTGATAATTTATATAAATTACGCAAGGGCGATAAGCTATATGTTGAAGACGATAAGGGTGTGACCACTTCCTTTGTGATGCGTGAAAGCCGAAGGTATGACCCCGAGGCGGACGCTTCAGGCGTATTTATCTCAAATGATGGGAAATCACACCTTAACCTCATTACCTGTGAAGGAGTGTGGGATAATGTTTCCAAAAGTTATTCCAAGCGTCTCGTGATATTTGCTGATAAAGAGTAG